The genomic region AATCGTCTGGCGATCGGTTCGGCCTTCCCGGTCGGATCGATCGCGCTGCAGACACGGAAAGCCGCCGGTTGCACCGGCGGCTTTTTACATGTAGGAACGGCAATGGCAATGGCCTTTACATCCGCCGCTGCCATCCACTGACAGGCAGCCAGGTTATGCCCGGCTTCCCCACCAGAACCGAACTGGAGACCCCATGAACACCAAACTGCACGTTGCCCTCATCATGTCCATGCTGGCCCTGGCGGCGTGCCAGGGCGAGAACTCCACCGCCCAGAACGCTGCGGCCGAAGCCGAAGCTGCGGCCGAGCGAGCCGCCGAAATGGCTACCGAAGCCACCGAGGCTGCCGGCGAAGCGATCGACCATGCCGCCGACGCCATCGAGGAAGGCGCCAGCGACGCTGGCGATGCGATGTCGGACGCTGCCGACAAAGCGCAGGCCGAAGCCGCCGATGCTGCTTCCAGCCTCGCCGACAAGGCCCAGGACATCGCTGACAAGGCCAAGGAAACTGCCGAAAAGGCCCAGGACGCTGTCGAGGACAAGTAAGCATCCTCTGCCATGCTCCTTTGAAAAGACCCGCTTCGGCGGGTCTTTTCTTGTCCGCGCGTCTGCCGACCCGGATGCGCGCGGCGAGCAGGTTATGCGGAGAACTCGACATGCTTCATGCGGTGGGCATACCGGCTTGATGACAACCAGCGCTGGCCGCTCCGCGGGCTTTGTGGTTTGATGCCGCGTTTCCAGGAAGCCATTGGTCCGATGTCCGCGATCACCTCACAACTCGACCCTCGCTCGCAGGATTTCCAGGACAACGTGGCCTGGCATCGCGCACTGGTCGGCGAACTGGATGCACGTCTGGCACGTGCCGCCGACGGCGGCGGCGACAAGGCCCGCGCCCGGCATACCGAACGTGGCAAGCTGCTGGTGCGCGACCGCATCACCGCCCTGCTCGACTCCGGCTCGCCTTTCCTCGAGATCGCACCGCTCGCGGCCGAAGAGATGTACGACGGCGCCGCTCCTGCCGCCGGCATGGTCTGCGGCATCGGCCGGGTGATGGGACAGGAAGTGGTGATCGTCGCCAACGATGCCACCGTCAAGGGCGGCACCTATTTCCCGATCACGGTGAAGAAGCACCTGCGCGCACAGGAGATCGCACGCGAGAACAACCTGCCCTGCGTTTACCTGGTCGATTCCGGCGGCGCGTTCCTGCCGCTGCAGGACGAGGTGTTCCCCGACCGGGAGCACTTCGGCCGCATCTTCTACAACCAGGCCCGGCTGAGCGCGCAGAACATCCCGCAGATCGCGGTGGTGATGGGCAGCTGCACCGCGGGCGGCGCCTACGTGCCAGCGATGTGCGACGAGTCGGTGATCGTCAAGGAACAGGGCACGATCTTCCTCGGCGGTCCGCCGCTGGTGAAGGCCGCAACCGGCGAGGTTGTCGATGCCGAGGCGCTCGGCGGCGCCGATGTGCACACCAGCGTGTCGGGCGTAGCCGACCACTTTGCCGAGGACGACCGCCACGCGCTGCAGATCGCGCGCGACATCGTCGGTACGTTCAACCGCCGCAAGACCCTGCCGGTCGCGGTGCAGCCCTCGCGCGAGCCTCTGTATCCGGCCGAGGAGCTGTACGGGATCGTGCCGAAGGACACCCGTCGCCCGTTCGACATCCGCGAGGTGATCGCACGCGTCGTCGACGGCAGCGAACTGCAGGAGTTCAAGGCGCGCTACGGCAAGACCCTGGTCACCGGCTTCGCCCATATCCACGGCTACCCGGTCGGCATCGTCGCCAACAACGGCATCCTGTTCGCCGAGTCGGCACTCAAGGGCGCGCACTTCATCGAGCTGTGTAACCAGCGCGGCATCCCGCTGGTGTTCCTGCAGAACATCACCGGCTTCATGGTCGGCAGGAAATACGAGAACGCCGGCATCGCCAAGGACGGGGCCAAGATGGTCACCGCGGTGGCGTGCTCGCACGTGCCCAAGTTCACCGTGGTGATCGGTGGCAGCTTCGGCGCCGGCAACTATGCGATGTGCGGCCGTGCCTACGGGGCCCGCTTCCTGTGGATGTGGCCGAACGCACGGATCAGCGTGATGGGCGGCGAGCAGGCCGCGAGCGTACTGGCGACGGTGCGGCGCGATGGCATCGAGGCGCGTGGCGGCGAATGGACTGCGGAGGAGGAAGAAACCTTCAAGGCCCCGATCCGCGAGCAGTACGAGACCCAGGGCAGCCCGTGGTACGCCACCGCGCGGCTGTGGGACGACGGCATCATCGACCCGGCCGATACCCGTCGCGTGCTCGGTCTAGGTCTATCGGCCAGCCTGAACGCGCCGATCGAAGGCCCTCCGCGCTTCGGCGTGTTCCGGATGTGATCACTGCAACTCTGATCACGCTTCGCGCCGTATGTCGGAAAACTGCCGATTGTTGAGAACAACTGCACGAAAGCAGTAAAAACCTCGTGCTAGCCTCGAAAAATCCGGCCTTTTCCCCTATTCGGCCGGACCAGCCCCGTCAGAGGAACGCACCATGGCAATTTTCGGCACCCCGACCGCTTCCCAGAAATCCGACTCCCCTACCCCGCCGCAGGCTCCGCCGCGCACTGAAGAAAAACGCCCCGAGCCGGTGGCATTCAGCACGCCCACCACAAGCAGCAGCCCGGCCCCGGTCGCGCGCACTTCGACCAGCGAAAGCAAGGAATCGGTGATCGCCTCCGACCTCACCATCGAAGGCAAGATCGAGGGCTCCGGCCATGTCCGCCTGGCGGGCAAGTTCAAAGGCGATGTCAACGTGCAGGGCGACCTGACCATCGAGGTCGGCGCCAGGCTCAACGGTGGCGTCAAGGCGCGCAAGGTGATCATCGCCGGCGAGCTGGAAGGCAATGTGGATTCGGCCGAGCGTGTCGAGCTGCTCGACAGCGGCATGATGATCGGCGACATCAAGGCCGGCACCGTGACCATCGCGGCCGGTTCGAAGATGCGCGGCCAGGTCGAGTTCGGCTGGAGCAAGGACGGCGGCAAGCCGGGCAGTTCCAACGGCAAGGGCGCCGGGGAGAATGGCACCAGCTCATGAGTGTGCCCCGCCCAGGCACGCCTGGCGCGACGCGGACCTGCCCGCACTGCAAGACCACGATTCTCGAAAGCGCGAACGTCTGCCCCTCGTGCCAGCACCACCTGCGCTTCGACGCCGATGCGGTGGCGTCGAAGGCGCAGCGCACGGTGCCGCTGCGGGTAGAAGGCACGATCCGCCCGCAGCCGGCCGACGGCGCGCTCGAGTACACGATGGTGGTGACGATCCGCAACGAACGCGGCGAGGAAATCGATCGCCAGGTGATCGGCGTCGGCGCCCTCTATCCGGGTGAGGAACGCAGTTTCACGCTCGCGGTGGAGGCGTTCGAGGTCAAGGGCTATCGCGCCGGCAAGGGGCGCAGCCGGCACTAGTCGTCCGGGGCCGGCATGAATCGCCGGGATCCGGGAGCCCATGACCCGGATTCCGGTCTGCGTCCGCATGGCGGGGCTTGCAAGCCCCGCTCTCGAAGTCTCGATATGGCCCGGCGCAAGTGGCCTGAGCCGTAGACCCGGAACCGCCTGCTCAACCCGCCGCGGTAACAACGCGTGCGTTGCGCGCGTTCCAGCCAAAGCCGGCCAGCAGCACCAGCAGCACCACGATCTGGACCACGACACCCTGCAGGGTCGGGTAGACGCCGAGCAGCTCGATTCGTGGCATCGACAGCAGCGAGACCGGCAACCAGCCGGCTTCCTGCAATGCCGCAACGCCCTTGCCGGCCAGCACCACCGCGAGCACAGCGAGCAGCACCGAACTGGCCGCGAAGAACTTCCCGAACGGCAGGCGCCGGCTGTAGCGCAGCATCGCCCATGCGATCGCCGCCAGCGCGACAACGGCCGTCGCCGCGCCGGCCAGTACCGCGGCATGATTGCCCTGGCTCCAGAGCGCAGCATAGAACAGCACCGTCTCGAACGCCTCGCGATACACGATCAGGAACGCGAGCAGGAACAGGAACCAGGCCGAGCCGCGCGACAACGCACCGGACAGTTTCTCGCGGATGTAGCGCTGCCAGGCATCGGCCTGGCTCTTGCCGTGCATCCAGATACCGACCGACACCAGCACCGCTGCCGCGATCAATGCGGCGATGCCTTCGGTGACCTCGCGGCTGCTGCCGCTGATCTCGACCAGACGGGTCGCCACCAGCCAGGTCGCGCCACCGGCGATCAGCGCCCCGACCCAGCCGGCGTGCACGTATGGCATCGCATCGGTGCGCTCGGCCTTGCGCAGGAACGCGATCATCGCGATCACCAGCAACAAGGCTTCCAGGCCCTCGCGCAGCAGGATGGTCAGCGCGCCGACGAATGCGGCTCCGGCACTGCCCCGGGTCTGGTCGTTGATCACCATCCGGGTCCGGTCCAGCAACGCGGACAGCTGCTCCGCCTGGGCCTCGACCTCCGCCTGCGGTGCCAGCGCTCCAATGCTCGAACGCAGCTGCTGCATGGCGCCCTCGACCTCCACCAGCAGGCCGGAGTCACGGATCGCCAGCAGCGGTTCGATCGGCTCGAAACCGTCCAGGTAGGCCGACAGCACCTTGTCGCGCGCACGTTTGTAATCGCCGTCGGCGTAAGCTTCGACGCCTTCGCGCAGGCGCGTCTTGGCCAGGTCCAGCAGGCCGTCATTGCCACCGCCCACGGATGCTGCGACCGCTCCGGGCTGACGGCGCAGCCAGGCATTCAGCGCATCGGCATCGGCTTCTTCCAGGCCTGCGATGTCCACCGGCAACACCTGCACCAGCGCGTCCAGGTCCGGCAGTGCGGCACGAACGTCGGCGCGCTGCTCCCACAATGCCCGGCCACGCCCGGCCTGGTCTTCCGGAAACGCGAACTGGCCGATATGGAAGGCCAGCGCCCAACGATCATGTTCCGACAGCTGCGGATACCCGGCCATCGCGGTGCCATCCAGGCCGTTCTCGATCACCTGCTGCAGTGCGAACACGCTGCGCTGGCGCGCGCGTTCCACATCGGTGAAGTCGATCGGCGCCGGCTCGAGCGCGACCCCGGCCGGGCCGTCGCCGGCCCCCTGGGCGCCATGGCAGCTGGCGCAGTGGTCGCGGTACAGGGCCGCAGCCCCGCCGAGGTCGGGCACCTGTCGCGGGCCACGCGGCACCGGGTAGACCTGCAGCAATGCTTCGGCCAGTCCGCGCGCCTGGCGGCCCACGTCCGCCGCCGATGCTTTATCGTCGATCGCCGCCTGCAGCAGCCCGGCCTGCGCGATCAGACCGGTCCGGCCCGACGCTTCCGGCAGCTGCGCCAGCCGCTCGCTGACCGATGCGGAAAACTCCTGCATCTCGTCGTACTCGAGCTCGCTGACCACGACCCCGTCCTGCACCGCCTCGGGATAGTCGACCGCGATGTAGTCGAGCAGTTGCCACACCTGCTGCGCCTGGGGATTGGCCGAGGCAATGAATGCCGTCAGCAGCAGCAAGGCAAGCGACAGGCGACGGAGGGCGTGCATGGAGAATCCTTCGGCGAGGAAATGGCGGGGAACGGCAATTCGCCATTCTATGCCAAATGCGAATAGATCGCATTCTCTCTTTTTGGCCGTACAGCGACGAATTGCGCCCCCCGGCTATCATGTGCGGTCGCCCTGAACAGGAGTGCTGAGTGAGCGAACCGATGCAATTGCTGCGCGATGGTCCCGTCGCGCGCCTGCGGCTGAACCGCCCGGCCCTGCACAACGCCTTCGACGCGGCCCTGATCGCGGCCCTGACCGCCGAATTGGGGGCCCTGGGCGCGGATGCAGGGGTACGCGTCGTCGTGCTTGAGGGCGAAGGCCCCTCGTTCTCGGCCGGTGCCGACCTGAACTGGATGCGCGGCATGGCCGCCGCCAGCGAGGCCGAGAACCGCGAGGACTCGCTTGCCCTCGCCCGCCTGATGCGGACCCTCGACGAACTGCCCAAGCCGACCATCGCCCGTGTCCACGGCGCGGCCTTTGGAGGCGGTGTCGGCCTGGTCGCCTGCTGCGACATCGCGATCGGTGCCCGCGAGGCGAAGTTCGGCCTGACCGAAAGCAAGCTCGGCCTGCTGCCGGCGGTGATCTCGCCCTACGTGATCGCGGCAATAGGCGCGCGCCAGGCGCGGCGATGGTTCGCCAGCGCCGAAATCTTCGATGCCGACGAGGCCTGCCGGATCGGCCTGCTGCATCAGGTCGCGGAGGCCGATGCGCTGGACGCAGCCGTGCAGCGGCAGATCGACCTGCTGCTCAAGGCCGGCCCGATCGCGTCGTCTTCGGCCAAGGTCCTGGTCCGCCAGGTCACCGCCCACACCGATCGCGACCGCCACGACACCGACAACGCCGCCCTGATCGCCCGATTGCGGGTGTCGGAAGAGGGGCAGGAAGGGCTGAGCGCATTCCTCGACAAGCGCAAGCCGAAATGGGCCGAGGGCTAAAGACCATGTTCGACAAGATCCTGATCGCCAATCGTGGCGAGATCGCCTGCCGGGTCATCCGCAGTTGCCGCAAGCTCGGCGTCCGCACCGTGGCGGTGTATTCCGAAGCCGACGCCGATGCACAGCACGTGCGCCAGGCCGACGAGGCGTACCTGCTCGGCGGTCCGCGACCGGCCGACAGCTACCTGCGTGGCGAGGCGATCATCGAGGTCGCGAAGAAAGCCGGCGCGCAGGCGATCCACCCCGGCTATGGCTTCCTGAGCGAGAACGCGGAGTTCGCCGAGGCGGTCGAGGCTGCGGGGCTGGTGTTCATCGGCCCGAAGGCAGCGTCGATGAGGAAGATGGGCAGCAAGGCCGGTGCCAAGCAGCTGATGCAGGCCGCGGGCGTGCCGGTGGTACCGGGCTACACCGACGAGGACCAGTCGCCGGATGTGCTGCAGGCCGAGGCCGACCGCATCGGCTACCCGCTGATGATCAAGGCCGCCCACGGCGGCGGCGGCAAGGGCATGCGCATCGTGCGTTCGACGGACGAGTTCATCGCCAATCTCGAAAGCTGCCAGCGCGAGGCGAAGAACGCCTTCGGACGCGACCGGGTGCTGCTGGAGCGCTACGTCGAGAAGCCGCGCCACATCGAGATCCAGGTGTTCGGCGACGGCCTTGGTGACGTCATCCACCTCAACGAGCGCGAATGTTCGGCCCAGCGCCGCTACCAGAAGGTGCTGGAGGAATCGCCCTCGCCCTTCCTGCCCCCCTCGCTGCGGCAGGCGATGGGCGAGGCTGCGGTAGAGGCCGCGCGCGCGATCGATTACGTCAACGCCGGCACGGTCGAGTTCATCGTCGACCAGGGTGGCAACTTCTACTTCATGGAAATCAACACCCGCCTGCAGGTCGAACATCCGGTCACCGAGATGGTCACCGGGCTCGACCTGGTCGAGTGGCAACTGCGCATCGCCGCCGGCCAACCGTTGCCGCTGGCGCAGGACGACATCCGCCAGCACGGCCACGCGATCGAGGTCCGGCTGTATGCGGAGGATCCGGAAGCCGGCTTCCTGCCCGGCTCGGGCACGCTGGAGCGGCTGCGGTTGCCCGCGCCGGACGCGCATGTGCGAATCGATGCCGGCGTGGTCGAAGGCGACACCGTCACCATCTTCTACGACCCGATGATCGCCAAGCTGATCGTGTTCGATGCCGATCGTCCGCGCGCCCTGGCCCGCCTGCGCGAGGCGCTCGCGTATTGCGCGATCGAGGGGCCGAAGTCGAACATCGCCTTCCTCGAACGGCTGGTGCGGCACCCGGCGGTGACCGGCGGCAGCATCGACACCGGCTATCTCGACCGTCACCTCGACGAGTTCGTTGCCGCGGACGACGACATCCCGACCGACCTGCTGCTGGGCGCGACCATCGCCACCCTGCTCGGGCAGGAGCGCCGGACCCGCGAAGCCGCCCTTGCCTCGGCCGACCCCCATTCACCGTGGGCGATCGCCGACGGCTGGCGGCTCGGCCACGGCAGCCGCCGCAGCCTGGCCTTCCTGTACCGCGGCGAGCGGATCGAACTGCACGCCCAGGGCAGCGGCGGCCACTACCGGATCGAGCATGCCGGCACCCATCACGACATTGCCGGCGCGCGGCTGGCCGATGGCCGGCTCGGCTTCCGGATCGATCAACGCGGCCTGCGCATGTCCGTGGATGACGACGGCCGCAACCTGGTCGTCCACGACGGGGAACGTCGCCTGCAACTCCAGCCGATCGCCATGTACCGGCCCGAACTGGCCGGCGACACTGGCGGTGCCGATGCCCTGCTCGCGCCGATGCCGGGGCGGGTGGTAGTGGTGAAAATCCGCGAAGGCGATAAGGTGGAGGCAGGACAGGAACTGGTGGTGATCGAAGCGATGAAGATGGAACTCAGCCTGAAGTCCCCCCGCGAAGGCGTGGTCGCACGCATCCACGCCAGCGACGGCGATTTCGTCGAGGCCGATGCGGTGCTGGTGGCGTTGGAAGCATGACCGCCGCCATGCCCACACAGGTACGCATCGTCGAGGTCGGCCCGCGCGACGGGCTGCAGAACGAGAAATCGATGGTCGCGACCGCCGACAAGATCGCGCTGATCGACCGGCTGTCGGCGACCGGCCTGCAGAGCATCGAAGCGACCAGTTTCGTCAGCCCGAAGTGGGTGCCCCAGCTGGCCGATGCCGCCGAGGTCTATGCCGGCATCACCCGCCGCGAAGGCGTGCACTACCCGGTGCTGGTCCCGAACGAGAAGGGCTACGAGCGCGCACGCGAGGTCGGCGTCGAGGAGATCGCGGTGTTCACCGCCGCCTCGGAAGCCTTCAACCGGAAGAACATCAACGCTTCCATCGACGAGTCGCTGCAGCGCTTTGCGCCGGTGATGGAACGCGCCCGGGCCGACGGGGTCAAGGTGCGCGGCTACGTCTCCACCGTGCTCGGCTGCCCCTACCAGGGTGCAGTGCCGCTGGCCGACGTGGTGCGCGTCGCGCACGCCCTGCACGACATGGGCTGCTACGAGATCTCGCTCGGCGACACCATCGGCGTCGGCACCCCGGGCAAGGCCCGCGCGATGCTGAAGGCGGTCGCCGCTGAAGTGCCGCTGAGCGCGCTGGCGGTGCACTTCCACGATACCTGGGGCCAGGCACTGGCCAACATCCTCGCCTGCCTGGAAGAAGGCGTCGCGGTGGTCGACGCCGCGGTGTCCGGCACCGGCGGCTGCCCTTACGCAAAAGGCGCCAGCGGCAACGTCGCCACCGAGGACGTGGTCTACATGCTGCACGGTCTGGGCATCGGGACCGGCATCGACCTCGATGCGCTCGCCGACACCGGGCGCTGGCTGTCCACCGTGCTCGGACGCGACAGCGGCAGCAAGGTCGCGAAGGCATTGGCGGCCGCGTGAACAATACCCCGCCCGTACGCAGCGCTGGAATGGCCGCGGACGGCGCGGCGCCGGATGATGTGCTCGCGGCGCTGGAACGGGCCCTCGGCGACCCGGCCCAACCTGAAGCCACGCGGGCCCTGCTGCGCCAGGCCCGCGACGCACTCCGGCAGTCCCGCCAGGACGCCGACAACGCCCGCCAGCGCTACGACGCGCTGTTCAATGCCGTCCCCGACCCGGTCAGCATCATCGACTACGACGGCACCGTGCTAGACCTCAACCGTGCCGGCATGGCGGCCTACAACCGTCCGCGCGAAGACGTGGTCGGGCGGCCGATCCACGTGCTCAACCCGGACCTGCCGGCCGACCATATGGCACCGGTGGTGGAAAGCCTGCGCCGTGGCGACACTTATGTCATCGAAGTCACCAACATGCGCGCCGACGGCACCCGCTTCCCGGTCGAGGTGCATTCGGCGGCGCTGCAGTACGACGGCCGCGAGTGCCTGGTCGCGGTGGCACGCGACCTCAGCGGCCGCCGCGATGCCGAACTGCGCTACCGCGAACTGGTCGAGACCCTCAACCAGGGCATCCTGGTGCAGGACGCCAACGGCCGCTACATGTTCGCCAATGCCGCCGCGATGCGGATCTTCGGCATCGGCAAGGGCAAGTTCCTGGAACAGGAAATGCAGCCCGACAACTGGCTGGTGATCGACGAACACGGCCGCGAGCTGCCGCCTGGCCAGTGGCCGGCACAGCGGGCACTGCAGTGGGGGCGCACCGTCGGCAGCACCCTGCTCGGCTTCTACCACCGAGGGCGCCGCCAACTGAGCTGGCTGTCGGTCACCTCGGTGCCGCACTATCCGGCCGGCGGCGACCGTGCGCGGCAGGTCCTGTCGCTGTATTCGGACGTCACCGCGCTCAAGCGCGACAGCGCCCTGTTCGACCGCGCCCAGTCCCTTGCCCACATCGGCGGCTGGGAATGGGACAGCGGCCGCGACGAGCTCTACTTGACCGACGAGGCCCAACGCATCATCGGCTGCCACCCGCCGCCGCGCTACATGGACGCCTTCACCGCCTGCCTGCGGGTACCGGACCGGCAACGCCTGCGCGACGCCCTCGCCCGCGCGATGGCGACCGGCAACGGCCTCGACCTCGAACTGCAGGGAATGCACGGCAGCGGCAAGCCGTTCTGGATCCGGGTGATCGGCGAACCGATGGTCGGTACCGCCTACAGCGCGCGCCTGACCGGCACCCTGCAGGACATCACCGAACGCAAGCATTCGGAAGAGACACTGCGCCAACAAGCACGCACCGACACCCTGACCGGCCTGCTCAACCGCGACGCCATCCTCAACGAACTCGACGCCTGGCTGGAAGATCCCGAGTACGCCCAGATCGCCGTGCTCTATGTCGACCTGGACCGGTTCAAGATCGTCAACGACATGCTCGGCCATGCCGCCGGCGATCGCTTGCTGGTCCATGCCTCGCGACGCATCGCGCAGGTGGTTGGCCTGGAAGGCCAGTTGGCCCGTTTCGGCGGCGACGAATTCCTGGTCATCTGCGTGAATGGAGACGATGCCGGGCGGCCGCAGCGGCTGGCCGAGGGCATCCTGAAAGCTTTCGACCCCCCCTTTCATCTCGACGGCGAGGAGTTCGCGATCACCACCAGCATCGGCATCGCCCACGCACCACAGGACGGCCTGGCCTCCTCGCAGCTGATCCAGTGCGCCGACGCGGCGATGTACGACAGCAAGCGCCGTGGCCGCAACGGCTGGCAGGCATTCACTGCCGAACTGGCCGAGCAGCAACTGCAGCGCCTGCAACTGGAAACCCACCTGCGGCGCGCGGTCTACAACGATGAGTTCCATCTGGTCTACCAACCACAGGTCGACCTCGGCTCCGGCCGCCTGGTCGGCAGCGAAGCGCTGATCCGCTGGCGCAACCGCTCGCTCGGCGAGATGCGCCCGGACCGCTTCATCGACCATGCCGAGACCACCGGCGACATCGTCGGCATCGGCCGCTGGGTCCTGCGCGAAGGCTGCCGGCAACTGCGCCAATGGCGCGATGCCGGGCTCGCGATCGACCGCATCGCGATCAACGTCTCCTACCGCCAGTTCCTCAGCGAGGACCTGATCCAGAGCGTGCGCGAGGCGCTCGACCAGAGCGACCTGCCCGGCCACATGCTGGAACTGGAATTCACCGAACGGGTGCTGATCGAGGACGACCCGGACACCCATCGCGCATTCGATGAACTGCGCGGCATGGGGGTGCAGCTGTCGATCGACGACTTCGGCGAGGGTTACAGCGCGCTCAACTACCTGCGCCGGCTGCCGATCAGCGGTCTCAAGCTCAGCCAGCTGTTCATCCAGGGCGTCCCCGACAACCACTCCGACGTGGCGGTCTGCCAGGCGGTGACCGGGATCGCCAGCAGCCTCGGCCTGCAGGTGGTGGCCGAGGGCGTGGAAACCCCGGCCCAGCGCGACTTCCTGCTGCAGTTGGGCATCACCACCGGGCAGGGTTTCCTGTATGCACCAGGCCTGCCGCCCGATCAGTTCCTGCAACGGTACCGGGCCGGGGCTCCGGACTGAGACGCACGCGGCCTCACTGCCGGCTGCAGGGCAACGCGGCCTACTGGTAATGGTCAACAAACCCTAGAATGTGCGGCTCACCCGCGTGGAGCCGTACCGACATGCAGCTTGATTCCTCCCTGGCCATCGTCACCGGTGGCGTTTCCGGCCTTGGCCTGGCCGTCGCCAAACACCTCGTCGCCCGTGGCGGCAAGGTCGCGCTGTTCGACGTCAACGACGAGAAGGGCGCCGCCGCGGTAGCCGAACTGGGCGAGGCGAACGCCCGCTACTTCAAGACCGACGTGACCAGCGAGGATGGCGTGACCGCCAATGTCGAGGCCGCGCGCGAGTTCCTTGGCGGGCTCAACACGCTGGTCAACTGCGCCGGCATCCTCGGCCCCGGCCGCGTGCTCGGACGCGAGGCGCCGATGCCGTTGGCCAACTTCCAGTCCACGGTCATGGTCAACCTGGTCGGCAGCTTCAACGTCGCCAAGGCCGCGGCCAACCTGATGCAGCACAACGAGGCCGGCAGCGACGGCGAGCGCGGAGTGATCGTCAACACCGCCTCGGTGGCCGCCTACGAGGGCCAGATCGGCCAGGCCGCGTACTCGGCCAGCAAGGGCGGCGTGGTCGGCATGACCCTGCCGATGGCGCGCGAGCTGTCGCGCTTCGGCATCCGGGTGATGACGATCGCGCCGGGCGTGTTCTGGACGCCGATGGTCGACGGCATGCCCGAGAGCGTGCAGCAGTCGCTGGCCGCCTCGATCCCGTTCCCGTCGCGGCTGGGCAAGCCGGAGGAGTTCGCCGACCTGGTCGCCTACATCCTCGGCAACACCTACCTCAACGGCGAGACGATCCGGCTGGATGGCGCGACCCGGCTGGCGCCGAAGTAACGCTTCGCCCCCATCCCGGCCTTCCCCCGCAAGCGGGGGAAGGAGCAAAAAAAACAACCCTCAATCACGGCATCCCATGAAAGCCAGCGACATCAAGAAAGGCAACGTCGTCGAACACAACAACGGCGTCTACCAGATCCGCAACATCGAGCGCAGCTCGCCGCAGGGCCGCGGCGGCAATGTCCGCTTCCGTTTCACCATGTACTCGGTGCCCGGCGGCAACAAGCTCGACGCCAGCTTCGACGCCGACGACGACCTGAAGGAAGTCGAGCTGGCCCGCCGCCAGGCGACCTATTCGTACAAGGACGGCGACACTTTCGTGTTCCTCGACGACGAGGACTACAGCTCGTACATGCTCGATGCCGATGCCATCGGCGACGACGCCGGCTACATCATCGACGACCTGTCGGGCTGCTACGTGCAGTTGATCGACGACCAGCCGGTGGCCCTGCAACTGCCGCAGACGGTGGCGATCGAAGTGGTCGACACCCCGCCGGAGCTGAAGGGCGGCACCGCCACCAAGCGGCCGAAGCCGGCCAGGCTGGCGACCGGGATCGAGATCATGGTTCCCGAGTACGTCGGCAACGGCGAGCGCGTACTGGTGAACACCACCACCGGCGAGTTCTCAGGCCGCGCGGATTGATATCCCGCGGACGGACGTAGCCCGGGTAAGCGAAGCGCACCCGGGACATGATGTCCGCAATCCCGGGTGCGCTTCGCTTACCCGGGCTACGGGCTACGGTCGCGGTCTCTGCCGCTGCAGCCACTTCTCCGCCATCCGCAGCAATGACGGGTCGGCGCCTTCGTCGTCGGCCAGCGCCCGAATGTCGCGCCAGGCCAGGTCCAGCGACTCCTCGCTGACCACGAAATCCTCGTCCGTGCCGGCTCGGACGACGTAGCGCACGTCGTAGTGCCAGTGACCGGGCACGTCGCCGCGTTCGGGAATCCAGTGGCGGTCGAGATCGAAGGGTTCGGGCTCGACGCTCAATCCACCCAGCCCGGACTCCTCTTCCGCTTCTCGCAGGGCCACCCGGGCCAGGTCGCGGTCGCCGTCGGCATGGCCGCCGAGTTGCAGCCAGCGTTCGAGTTTGCGGTGGTGGGTCAGCAGCACCCGCGTCCCGGAGCGATCGACCAGCCAGGCCGAAGCGGTGAAGTGCCCGGCCAGCCGCGAGCGCTCGAA from Lysobacter alkalisoli harbors:
- a CDS encoding acetyl/propionyl/methylcrotonyl-CoA carboxylase subunit alpha, producing the protein MFDKILIANRGEIACRVIRSCRKLGVRTVAVYSEADADAQHVRQADEAYLLGGPRPADSYLRGEAIIEVAKKAGAQAIHPGYGFLSENAEFAEAVEAAGLVFIGPKAASMRKMGSKAGAKQLMQAAGVPVVPGYTDEDQSPDVLQAEADRIGYPLMIKAAHGGGGKGMRIVRSTDEFIANLESCQREAKNAFGRDRVLLERYVEKPRHIEIQVFGDGLGDVIHLNERECSAQRRYQKVLEESPSPFLPPSLRQAMGEAAVEAARAIDYVNAGTVEFIVDQGGNFYFMEINTRLQVEHPVTEMVTGLDLVEWQLRIAAGQPLPLAQDDIRQHGHAIEVRLYAEDPEAGFLPGSGTLERLRLPAPDAHVRIDAGVVEGDTVTIFYDPMIAKLIVFDADRPRALARLREALAYCAIEGPKSNIAFLERLVRHPAVTGGSIDTGYLDRHLDEFVAADDDIPTDLLLGATIATLLGQERRTREAALASADPHSPWAIADGWRLGHGSRRSLAFLYRGERIELHAQGSGGHYRIEHAGTHHDIAGARLADGRLGFRIDQRGLRMSVDDDGRNLVVHDGERRLQLQPIAMYRPELAGDTGGADALLAPMPGRVVVVKIREGDKVEAGQELVVIEAMKMELSLKSPREGVVARIHASDGDFVEADAVLVALEA
- a CDS encoding hydroxymethylglutaryl-CoA lyase, with the protein product MPTQVRIVEVGPRDGLQNEKSMVATADKIALIDRLSATGLQSIEATSFVSPKWVPQLADAAEVYAGITRREGVHYPVLVPNEKGYERAREVGVEEIAVFTAASEAFNRKNINASIDESLQRFAPVMERARADGVKVRGYVSTVLGCPYQGAVPLADVVRVAHALHDMGCYEISLGDTIGVGTPGKARAMLKAVAAEVPLSALAVHFHDTWGQALANILACLEEGVAVVDAAVSGTGGCPYAKGASGNVATEDVVYMLHGLGIGTGIDLDALADTGRWLSTVLGRDSGSKVAKALAAA
- a CDS encoding sensor domain-containing protein, with translation MNNTPPVRSAGMAADGAAPDDVLAALERALGDPAQPEATRALLRQARDALRQSRQDADNARQRYDALFNAVPDPVSIIDYDGTVLDLNRAGMAAYNRPREDVVGRPIHVLNPDLPADHMAPVVESLRRGDTYVIEVTNMRADGTRFPVEVHSAALQYDGRECLVAVARDLSGRRDAELRYRELVETLNQGILVQDANGRYMFANAAAMRIFGIGKGKFLEQEMQPDNWLVIDEHGRELPPGQWPAQRALQWGRTVGSTLLGFYHRGRRQLSWLSVTSVPHYPAGGDRARQVLSLYSDVTALKRDSALFDRAQSLAHIGGWEWDSGRDELYLTDEAQRIIGCHPPPRYMDAFTACLRVPDRQRLRDALARAMATGNGLDLELQGMHGSGKPFWIRVIGEPMVGTAYSARLTGTLQDITERKHSEETLRQQARTDTLTGLLNRDAILNELDAWLEDPEYAQIAVLYVDLDRFKIVNDMLGHAAGDRLLVHASRRIAQVVGLEGQLARFGGDEFLVICVNGDDAGRPQRLAEGILKAFDPPFHLDGEEFAITTSIGIAHAPQDGLASSQLIQCADAAMYDSKRRGRNGWQAFTAELAEQQLQRLQLETHLRRAVYNDEFHLVYQPQVDLGSGRLVGSEALIRWRNRSLGEMRPDRFIDHAETTGDIVGIGRWVLREGCRQLRQWRDAGLAIDRIAINVSYRQFLSEDLIQSVREALDQSDLPGHMLELEFTERVLIEDDPDTHRAFDELRGMGVQLSIDDFGEGYSALNYLRRLPISGLKLSQLFIQGVPDNHSDVAVCQAVTGIASSLGLQVVAEGVETPAQRDFLLQLGITTGQGFLYAPGLPPDQFLQRYRAGAPD